From the genome of Nakamurella flavida:
GTGCTGTAACCCCGGTCGTCACCACACGTGTCATCCGTCCCGTAGGTCGGTCCCGGCGACGGGACCGGCCCACAGGCGCAACTCGTCCAGCTGCGAGATGAGCAGTTCACCGGTGCGGACGAAGTGCTCCTGCATGAGCTCGCCCGCCCGGTCGGCGTCGCCGGACTCCATGGCGTCGACGATCGCGGTGTGCCCGTGCCGGTTGACCTCGGCCCACCCGGGCACCGTCTGGAACGCCTCATTGAACCGCAGCGGCACGGAACGGATCGCGACGTCGGCGAACCAGACGAGGCGGTGCGCGCCGGAGACCGCGTGCACGGCGGAGTGGAACTGCTCGTTGAGGTCCAGGGCCGTCTGGCTGCGGTGGTCGACCAGCTCGGTGAGCGCACCGTTCAGGGTCCGGATCGCGGCGAGCTGCTCGGCGGTGGCGCGACGGGTGGCCCGCACGGCGATCTCGCCCTCCAGTCGGGCCCAGACCTGGTACGTGTCCTGCAGATCGGCCCGGTCCAGCGGCGCGACCCAGAATCCGCGGTGCGGCTCGTGCACGAGCCAGCCGTCCTGGGAGAGCTGGAACAGGGCCTGCCGCACGGGCGTCGAGCTCATCCCCATCAGCTCGGACAGCCGCGTCAGGCCCAGCCGCTCACCGGGGCGCACGTCGCCGGACAGGATGAGATCGCGGACGACACCGACGACGGCACCGCCCAACAGTTCCCGCTTGGCAGGTGCCCGCACCGCTGTCCCTCCCCGATCGCCTCCACAGGACCCCGTCCCGGTCGGCCCGCTGACGTGCACGTTCACGCCGGGCTGCGCCCTATTTCTACCCGACCCACCGACCCGGGCGTCCCACCTGACCAGGCCGCTCGATCCGGCCTTCACCCCTGACGATCCGGACGCTCGGTTCAGCCGGACCGGCCCGTGCCGCCCAGCCTCCGCCACACCCACCCGGCCGGTTCCTCCCGCCCGTGCAGCACCAGCGCGGCCGTCGCCTCGGACAGCAGGGTGGTCTCCACCTCCCGGCGGTCGACCGGCCGGCCGGCGAGCAACAGCTCGTCCCCCGGGAGGAGCTCGACGTCGTCGGCCGGGGCCAGGGCGGTGCGCTCGGTGCCGGCGACGATGAGCACCACCACGGGCAGGCGCTCGGAACGGTTCTCCGGATTGCGGAGCAGGTCGCCCAGGGTTGCGCCGCCGGCGGTCAGCCAGCTGCGGACCGCGGGGGCGAGCTCGCCGTCCAGCTGGATCTTCCACAGCGCGGGGAGTTCGTGACCGCAGTCACGGGTCAATCGGTGCACCAGGTCCGCGGCGAACTCCTCGCCCCGTCCGGGCATCTCCTGCAGGAACCGCCACAGCAGGGGGGTGCTCAGCTGCGCGTACACCTCGTGCGCGACGGTCTCCGCCGGCACCAGCAGCGAGGTCACCGTCATGGCGGCGTAGAGCGGGGCGTTGCTGGACCGGTTCTGCCGCGCGCCGAGGAACAGATCCGGGTTGATCCGTCGGGCGGCGGCCAGCAGGGAGAGATTGGCGGTGTCGTTGTCGGTCCCGGCCACGAAGCCCACCGCGTGCGCGAGATCGGCCCGTTCCAGCAGGTCCGGCTCGGACCCGTCACCCAGCACGAACTCGGTGGACGAGGCCCGGCCGTGCGGCGGGTGCTCGTCCCGTTCGTGGTCCTCCTGCGCCTGCGGGCGCGGGTCGATGACGGTGACCTGCAGGCCCTCCGCGGTCAGGTCCGCGGTCATCTCCCGGCCGAACCGGCCGTAACCGCAGATCACCCAGTGCCCGTGGGAGGGGGGTCGCTCCCGGTCCGGCAGTGGCGCTCCCGGCCCGGCCTCCAACCAGCTCAGCAGCTGGTAGGACGCCGGCGAGCGCAGCGCCGTGCGCAGGTGGTCACCGAACCGGTCGAAGGGATTGACCACTCCGGACGCGCCGAACGCGGCCATCCGGTTGCCCACGGAGCGGGAACTGGTCCGGGCGACCACGGTGACGTCCGGCCGGAGCAGGGACGTGGCCATGGTGACGGCCAGGTTGACCTCGTCGTCGTCGGTCAGCGCGGCCACCGCCGTGCAG
Proteins encoded in this window:
- a CDS encoding GntR family transcriptional regulator: MRAPAKRELLGGAVVGVVRDLILSGDVRPGERLGLTRLSELMGMSSTPVRQALFQLSQDGWLVHEPHRGFWVAPLDRADLQDTYQVWARLEGEIAVRATRRATAEQLAAIRTLNGALTELVDHRSQTALDLNEQFHSAVHAVSGAHRLVWFADVAIRSVPLRFNEAFQTVPGWAEVNRHGHTAIVDAMESGDADRAGELMQEHFVRTGELLISQLDELRLWAGPVAGTDLRDG
- a CDS encoding potassium channel family protein, whose translation is MSTPLPPGRAGAASAPPTRNPLRVFWRVLLARDTPPGDVPRHATRSGAQASVFIVLRRMRAPLITLIVIFTVSVLGLVLVPGNPVDGQPTHLTPFDAFYVMSYTATTIGFGELPVPFSTPQRIWVTAAIYLSVIGWAYAIGTLLSLIQDRSFRSALARQRFRRTVSRIREPFVLIAGFGRAGELLGGSLDELGRQFVVLDVAADRIDALDLSTYRGDIPGLVADAADPHFLGLAGLESPYCTAVAALTDDDEVNLAVTMATSLLRPDVTVVARTSSRSVGNRMAAFGASGVVNPFDRFGDHLRTALRSPASYQLLSWLEAGPGAPLPDRERPPSHGHWVICGYGRFGREMTADLTAEGLQVTVIDPRPQAQEDHERDEHPPHGRASSTEFVLGDGSEPDLLERADLAHAVGFVAGTDNDTANLSLLAAARRINPDLFLGARQNRSSNAPLYAAMTVTSLLVPAETVAHEVYAQLSTPLLWRFLQEMPGRGEEFAADLVHRLTRDCGHELPALWKIQLDGELAPAVRSWLTAGGATLGDLLRNPENRSERLPVVVLIVAGTERTALAPADDVELLPGDELLLAGRPVDRREVETTLLSEATAALVLHGREEPAGWVWRRLGGTGRSG